A window of Auraticoccus monumenti contains these coding sequences:
- a CDS encoding NAD kinase — MGRRVKRVNDADTSGRSVATRGEGRRIAVLTHSGRPAAVEAAIRFLDGASRHGLECLVPAADLELLRSRCPEARLTGFEESDDEAADCELAVVFGGDGTILRGAEWAVPAGVPLLGVNLGHVGFLAEAESSEIDSVVEQVAARTWRLEERTVIEVVVTEPGAGAPCWTSFAVNEVSLEKAAREKMLEAMVEIDERPLSRWSCDGVLVATPTGSTAYAFSAGGPVMWPEVEALLLVPLSAHALFARPLVLGPSSSIRIRLLGESKAGGVVWCDGRRSSDVQAGSLVEVHRSPHRLRLARLTEAPFTDRLVGKFGLRVEGWREDPEARAVRG; from the coding sequence CTGGGCCGTAGGGTGAAGCGCGTGAACGACGCAGACACCTCCGGCCGCAGCGTCGCGACCCGTGGCGAGGGCCGGCGCATCGCCGTGCTGACCCACAGCGGGCGTCCGGCGGCGGTCGAGGCGGCAATCCGCTTCCTCGACGGGGCCAGCCGCCACGGGCTGGAGTGCCTGGTCCCCGCGGCCGACCTGGAGCTGCTGCGGAGCCGCTGCCCCGAGGCCCGGCTGACCGGGTTCGAGGAGTCCGACGACGAGGCCGCCGACTGCGAGCTGGCCGTGGTGTTCGGTGGTGACGGCACCATCCTGCGCGGCGCGGAGTGGGCGGTGCCGGCCGGTGTCCCGCTGCTCGGGGTCAACCTGGGCCACGTGGGGTTCCTGGCCGAGGCGGAGTCCAGCGAGATCGACTCCGTGGTGGAGCAGGTGGCGGCACGCACCTGGCGCCTGGAGGAGCGCACCGTGATCGAGGTGGTGGTCACCGAGCCCGGGGCCGGTGCCCCGTGCTGGACGTCCTTCGCCGTGAACGAGGTGTCGCTGGAGAAGGCCGCGCGGGAGAAGATGCTCGAGGCGATGGTCGAGATCGACGAGCGCCCGCTCTCCCGCTGGTCCTGCGACGGGGTGCTGGTCGCCACCCCGACCGGGTCCACCGCCTACGCCTTCTCCGCCGGCGGGCCGGTGATGTGGCCGGAGGTGGAAGCCCTGCTGCTGGTGCCGCTCAGCGCCCACGCCCTCTTCGCCCGCCCGCTCGTGCTCGGCCCGTCCTCGAGCATCCGGATCCGGCTGCTGGGGGAGTCCAAGGCCGGTGGCGTGGTGTGGTGCGACGGTCGCCGCTCCAGCGACGTGCAGGCCGGCTCGCTGGTCGAGGTGCACCGCAGCCCGCACCGGCTGCGGCTGGCCCGGCTGACCGAGGCGCCCTTCACCGACCGGCTGGTGGGCAAGTTCGGGCTGCGGGTCGAGGGCTGGCGCGAGGACCCCGAGGCCCGGGCGGTCCGCGGGTGA
- a CDS encoding metallophosphoesterase family protein: MPDNDPTTSPLTDETETTPAEGLGRRGFIATTGLGAAAVALGAGASALAPAGPAAAESRPSPLRFGSDRRFRIVQFNDTQDDEQTDRRTVQLMEEVLDTEKPDLVVMNGDNITGGCDNETEMRQAMNNVVQPMETRGVPWVLTYGNHDEDSTPQGGLDEEDMLGIYRSYEHNLNEPSAKGVTGTGNMALTIAGSRSRRRAAFALYLLDSGRYAPGTIAGQDLEGYPTWDWLRMDQVGWYTRTSEDIQRRAAGSTVPALMFIHIPLWEYRFMWFGGVDERNGANHELAVQRHGIVGERNEDECPGPFNSGMFSAILHRGDVRGVFCGHDHVNTYVGSYYGVMLGYAGNTGFGTYGLAGAERNRLRGARVFDLTETDDDVTVDTRMVFAEDFGIDLTADDQPMTPLPLPRRR; the protein is encoded by the coding sequence GTGCCCGACAACGACCCCACCACCTCCCCCCTGACCGACGAGACCGAGACCACCCCGGCCGAGGGCCTGGGCCGTCGCGGGTTCATCGCCACCACCGGTCTCGGCGCGGCCGCCGTGGCCCTCGGCGCCGGTGCCTCCGCCCTGGCCCCGGCCGGCCCGGCCGCCGCCGAATCGCGTCCGAGCCCCCTCCGCTTCGGCTCGGACCGCAGGTTCCGCATCGTCCAGTTCAACGACACCCAGGACGACGAGCAGACCGACCGCCGCACCGTCCAGCTGATGGAGGAGGTCCTCGACACCGAGAAGCCCGACCTCGTCGTGATGAACGGTGACAACATCACCGGCGGCTGCGACAACGAGACCGAGATGCGTCAGGCGATGAACAACGTCGTGCAGCCGATGGAGACCCGTGGCGTGCCGTGGGTGCTCACCTACGGCAACCACGACGAGGACTCCACCCCCCAGGGCGGCCTGGACGAGGAGGACATGCTCGGCATCTACCGCAGCTACGAGCACAACCTCAACGAGCCCAGCGCCAAGGGGGTCACCGGTACCGGCAACATGGCCCTGACCATCGCCGGCTCCCGCTCGCGGCGCCGCGCCGCCTTCGCGCTGTACCTGCTGGACAGCGGCCGCTACGCCCCCGGGACCATCGCCGGGCAGGACCTCGAGGGCTACCCGACCTGGGACTGGCTCCGGATGGACCAGGTCGGCTGGTACACCCGCACGTCGGAGGACATCCAGCGCCGGGCCGCCGGCAGCACCGTGCCGGCCCTGATGTTCATCCACATCCCGCTGTGGGAGTACCGCTTCATGTGGTTCGGCGGGGTGGACGAGCGCAACGGCGCCAACCACGAGCTCGCCGTCCAGCGCCACGGCATCGTGGGGGAGCGGAACGAGGACGAGTGCCCCGGCCCGTTCAACAGCGGCATGTTCTCCGCGATCCTGCACCGCGGTGACGTCCGTGGCGTCTTCTGCGGCCACGACCACGTCAACACCTACGTCGGCAGCTACTACGGGGTGATGCTCGGCTACGCCGGCAACACCGGTTTCGGCACCTACGGCCTGGCCGGCGCCGAGCGCAACCGGCTCCGTGGGGCGCGGGTCTTCGACCTGACCGAGACCGACGACGACGTCACCGTGGACACCCGGATGGTGTTCGCCGAGGACTTCGGCATCGACCTCACCGCCGACGACCAGCCGATGACCCCGCTGCCCCTGCCGCGGCGTCGCTGA
- a CDS encoding TlyA family RNA methyltransferase, with translation MRLDRALVEQGLARSRTRARQLVELGRVRVDGVVVSRPAAEVGPQRLEVDDDDPWVSRAAHKLLGALDDLSVTVPERALDAGASTGGFTQVLLSRGCRLVHAVDVGHGQLDPALRADPRVRVHERLNLRELTLAHLDGEPVELVVADVSFISLTLLLPALAAVTRPDGRMLLMVKPQFEVGRERLGRGGVVRDPDLHRETVAAVAAAAADQGWEQQGLAPSRLPGADGNTEFFLLLHRP, from the coding sequence GTGCGTCTGGACCGCGCCCTGGTCGAGCAGGGGCTCGCACGTTCCCGGACCCGGGCCCGGCAGCTGGTGGAGCTCGGCCGGGTCCGGGTGGACGGCGTCGTGGTCAGCCGCCCGGCGGCCGAGGTGGGTCCCCAGCGGCTCGAGGTGGACGACGACGACCCCTGGGTCTCCCGGGCCGCGCACAAGCTCCTCGGGGCCCTCGACGACCTGTCGGTGACCGTCCCCGAGCGGGCGCTGGACGCGGGTGCCTCCACCGGCGGGTTCACCCAGGTGCTGCTGTCGCGCGGGTGCCGGCTGGTGCACGCGGTCGACGTCGGCCACGGCCAGCTCGACCCCGCGCTGCGTGCCGACCCCCGGGTGCGGGTGCACGAGCGGCTCAACCTGCGCGAGCTCACCCTGGCGCACCTGGACGGGGAGCCGGTCGAGCTGGTGGTCGCCGACGTCTCCTTCATCTCCCTCACCCTGCTGCTGCCCGCCCTGGCGGCCGTCACCCGGCCCGACGGCCGGATGCTGCTGATGGTGAAGCCCCAGTTCGAGGTCGGCCGGGAGCGGCTCGGCCGCGGCGGCGTCGTGCGCGACCCCGACCTGCACCGCGAGACCGTCGCCGCCGTGGCGGCCGCCGCGGCGGACCAGGGGTGGGAGCAGCAGGGGCTGGCGCCCAGCCGGCTCCCCGGGGCCGACGGCAACACCGAGTTCTTCCTGCTCCTGCACCGCCCCTGA
- a CDS encoding HAD-IIA family hydrolase: MTALVDAHDVVLFDLDGVVYLGPQPVPGAAEGIARLRQRGVRLGFVTNNAARRPEDVAAHLQELGIECAAGDVTTSGQAGARLLAERLPAGAAVLVLGTDALRSEVLARGLTEVDSADDAPAGVIQGYDPQLRWPRLNEAAHAVQRGAVWVATNTDSNRPTERGLVPGHGTAVAAVRAAVTVDPLVAGKPATPLLLEAVQRTGGQRPVFVGDRLDTDVAGARAAGLASVLVLSGSHGKADLLAAVPGQRPDHVARDLRGLLEPALTSTSTDAGAVAEGVEVRLVDGALSVDDGLDPRQQLAAVWAASRLSWAAADEGRTLDATAVLAATPDVP; the protein is encoded by the coding sequence GTGACGGCCCTGGTCGACGCCCACGACGTCGTGCTCTTCGACCTCGACGGCGTGGTGTACCTCGGCCCGCAGCCGGTGCCCGGGGCGGCCGAGGGGATCGCCCGGTTGCGGCAGCGCGGGGTCCGGCTCGGGTTCGTCACCAACAACGCCGCCCGCCGGCCGGAGGACGTCGCCGCGCACCTGCAGGAGCTCGGCATCGAGTGCGCCGCCGGCGACGTCACCACGTCCGGCCAGGCCGGGGCGCGTCTCCTGGCCGAGCGGCTGCCCGCCGGGGCCGCCGTGCTCGTGCTCGGCACCGACGCCCTCCGTTCGGAGGTGCTGGCCCGTGGGCTGACCGAGGTCGACTCGGCCGACGACGCCCCCGCCGGGGTCATCCAGGGCTACGACCCGCAGCTGCGGTGGCCACGGCTCAACGAGGCGGCCCACGCCGTCCAGCGGGGTGCGGTGTGGGTGGCCACCAACACCGACAGCAACCGACCCACCGAGCGCGGGCTGGTCCCGGGCCACGGGACGGCCGTCGCCGCGGTCCGGGCGGCGGTGACCGTCGACCCGCTGGTGGCCGGCAAGCCCGCCACCCCGCTGCTGCTGGAGGCGGTCCAGCGCACCGGCGGGCAGCGGCCGGTCTTCGTCGGCGACCGCCTCGACACCGACGTGGCCGGGGCCCGGGCAGCCGGGCTCGCCTCCGTCCTGGTGCTCTCGGGATCCCACGGCAAGGCCGACCTGCTGGCCGCCGTCCCCGGACAGCGGCCCGACCACGTGGCCCGCGACCTCCGCGGGCTGCTCGAGCCGGCGCTGACGTCCACGTCCACCGATGCGGGTGCGGTGGCCGAGGGCGTCGAGGTCCGGCTGGTCGACGGTGCCCTCTCCGTCGACGACGGGTTGGACCCGCGGCAGCAGCTGGCCGCGGTCTGGGCGGCCAGCCGGCTGTCCTGGGCGGCGGCGGACGAGGGCCGCACCCTGGACGCGACCGCCGTCCTGGCGGCCACGCCGGACGTACCCTGA
- a CDS encoding tetratricopeptide repeat protein, which yields MVAHRRTSAERDPELPPDLDLRTLPRAVRAELRGLSMEAADFVGGHLVMAGQLVDSDPELAFAHAEAARRRAARLPIVREASAETAYAAGEYVHALSEYRALRRMTGNDEYLPVMADCERALGRYQDALDLAREAKHAGLGPDLAAEALMVEAGVREDMGQAAEGLRLLKSALRVPVRGLSKGSRARLAYAYADLLLRTGDEAEAVGWFTTAADLDTEGVTDADERLARLQGMVLELDDAGIEGWAPEEDDDADDETEGDDGEPADVTDADLGGAAEDDDADDETEGDDGEPADVADAEQDGAAEDDADEVDGDDAVLGDLPDADLDDAEVGEVGHADKVDGDDAVLGELPDADLDDAEVGDVGHGGDVDETDADDTVLGELPDADLDDDADVADDTGEAAGPGAAEDVGGDDPVHADGQDDAARTEAGGEVLDEDTAELGDRVAERVFGDPPATSDDGTAGEGPGTDDDVDGLGDDVADRVFGEETEGGADRDDLAGAAASGGQDDALLDEAPEDEIDPDDDDGGVAPTEEAPDEDGSAREGVDAARSDVSGTDRVDEEPVTILDADDADDADDADDADDADDADDADDADDADDADDADDPAPAPDDGEPTTRADDEAASSEGDGSADRPDGAETGTGEPQR from the coding sequence ATGGTGGCGCACCGTCGCACCTCCGCCGAGCGCGACCCGGAGCTGCCGCCCGACCTGGACCTGCGGACCCTGCCGCGGGCCGTCCGCGCCGAGCTGCGCGGGCTGAGCATGGAGGCGGCGGACTTCGTCGGCGGCCACCTCGTGATGGCCGGGCAGCTGGTCGACAGCGACCCCGAGCTGGCCTTCGCCCACGCCGAGGCGGCGCGTCGCCGGGCCGCCAGGCTCCCGATCGTGCGGGAGGCCTCGGCCGAGACCGCCTACGCGGCGGGGGAGTACGTGCACGCGCTCTCGGAGTACCGCGCGCTGCGCCGGATGACCGGCAACGACGAGTACCTGCCGGTGATGGCGGACTGCGAGCGCGCCCTGGGCCGGTATCAGGACGCCCTGGACCTGGCCCGTGAGGCCAAGCACGCCGGGCTGGGTCCGGACCTCGCCGCGGAGGCGCTGATGGTCGAGGCCGGCGTCCGGGAGGACATGGGCCAGGCGGCCGAGGGGCTGCGGCTGCTCAAGTCCGCCCTCCGGGTGCCCGTCCGCGGGCTCAGCAAGGGGTCAAGGGCGCGGCTCGCCTACGCCTACGCCGACCTGCTGCTGCGCACCGGCGACGAGGCGGAGGCCGTCGGCTGGTTCACCACGGCGGCCGACCTCGACACCGAGGGCGTCACCGACGCCGACGAGCGGCTGGCCCGGCTGCAGGGCATGGTGCTCGAGCTCGACGACGCCGGGATCGAGGGCTGGGCCCCCGAGGAGGACGACGACGCCGACGACGAGACCGAGGGTGACGACGGCGAGCCCGCTGACGTCACCGACGCCGACCTGGGCGGCGCGGCGGAGGACGACGACGCCGACGACGAGACCGAGGGTGACGACGGCGAGCCCGCTGACGTCGCCGACGCCGAGCAGGACGGCGCGGCGGAGGATGACGCCGACGAGGTCGACGGGGACGACGCCGTACTCGGTGACCTCCCTGACGCCGACCTGGACGACGCGGAGGTGGGTGAGGTCGGCCACGCCGACAAGGTCGACGGCGACGACGCGGTGCTCGGTGAGCTCCCTGACGCCGACCTGGACGACGCAGAGGTCGGTGACGTCGGCCACGGCGGCGACGTCGACGAGACCGACGCGGATGACACCGTCCTGGGTGAGCTCCCTGACGCCGACCTCGACGACGACGCCGACGTGGCGGACGACACCGGGGAGGCCGCCGGCCCCGGGGCGGCTGAGGACGTCGGTGGGGACGACCCGGTCCACGCTGACGGTCAGGACGACGCTGCGCGCACCGAGGCGGGCGGCGAGGTCCTCGACGAGGACACCGCCGAGCTGGGTGACCGGGTGGCCGAGAGGGTCTTCGGCGACCCCCCGGCCACCTCGGACGACGGGACCGCCGGAGAGGGTCCGGGCACCGATGACGACGTCGACGGGCTCGGGGACGACGTGGCGGACCGCGTGTTCGGCGAGGAGACCGAAGGCGGAGCCGACCGGGACGACCTGGCCGGGGCTGCGGCGTCGGGTGGTCAGGACGACGCGCTGCTCGACGAGGCGCCCGAGGACGAGATCGACCCGGACGACGACGACGGAGGCGTTGCACCCACCGAGGAGGCCCCGGACGAGGACGGCTCCGCCCGGGAAGGGGTGGACGCCGCCCGTAGCGACGTCTCGGGCACCGACCGGGTCGACGAGGAGCCGGTGACGATCCTCGACGCGGACGACGCGGACGACGCGGACGACGCGGACGACGCGGACGACGCGGACGACGCGGACGACGCGGACGACGCGGACGACGCGGACGACGCGGACGACGCGGACGACCCGGCGCCGGCTCCCGACGACGGGGAGCCGACCACGCGGGCCGACGACGAGGCGGCCTCGTCGGAGGGTGACGGGTCTGCGGACCGTCCCGACGGCGCGGAGACCGGGACCGGGGAGCCGCAGCGGTGA
- a CDS encoding phosphotransferase family protein — translation MADLDELVPAVVPRLLGALLDGPPSQVHGGYASSAWLVGVEGVPLLVKVSHAGAPVDKAVAASSALRLAATTSAPVPREVFFDPECGQLLGRVVRILTWLDGEVARDRLDQQGAEGFFTELGSVVASLHQARCDAFTTRLGGAPAFDTWAEFVRHRSDQIRERVRRTGAIATDQLETALSRALAVAIEVSPVVEPRLAHRDLHLDNVLVTSSGHVAGVLDLDGAGAWDPAVDLVKLRAQVFPHHPGSEQWFTRGYASTSCGLPEQLDRRVAVVEVLELTNAVANAGLHHNDVMVEVNRRRLTEVLSSPW, via the coding sequence GTGGCTGACCTGGACGAGCTCGTGCCCGCGGTGGTGCCGAGGCTCCTGGGCGCGCTGTTGGACGGACCTCCCAGCCAGGTGCACGGCGGCTACGCCAGCTCGGCGTGGCTGGTCGGTGTCGAGGGCGTGCCGCTGCTGGTGAAGGTGTCGCACGCCGGCGCCCCGGTGGACAAGGCCGTCGCGGCCTCCTCCGCGCTGCGCCTGGCGGCCACCACCTCCGCTCCCGTGCCTCGGGAGGTGTTCTTCGACCCTGAGTGCGGGCAGCTGCTGGGACGGGTGGTGCGGATCCTGACCTGGCTGGACGGTGAGGTGGCCCGCGACCGGCTGGACCAGCAGGGGGCCGAGGGCTTCTTCACCGAGCTCGGGTCCGTGGTGGCGTCGTTGCACCAGGCCCGCTGCGACGCCTTCACCACCCGTCTGGGCGGTGCACCCGCGTTCGACACCTGGGCCGAGTTCGTGCGGCACCGGTCCGACCAGATCCGGGAGCGGGTGCGGCGCACGGGCGCGATCGCCACCGACCAGCTGGAGACGGCCCTGTCACGGGCTCTCGCGGTGGCGATCGAGGTGAGCCCTGTGGTCGAGCCGAGGTTGGCTCACCGCGACCTGCACCTGGACAACGTGCTCGTCACGTCGTCAGGCCACGTCGCCGGGGTGCTGGACCTCGACGGGGCGGGTGCCTGGGATCCTGCCGTCGACCTGGTCAAGCTGCGGGCGCAGGTGTTCCCGCACCACCCAGGGTCGGAGCAGTGGTTCACCCGCGGGTACGCCTCGACCTCGTGCGGGCTCCCGGAGCAGCTCGACCGGCGCGTCGCGGTGGTGGAGGTGCTGGAGCTGACCAACGCGGTGGCCAACGCCGGGCTGCACCACAACGACGTGATGGTCGAGGTGAACCGACGACGGCTGACCGAGGTGCTCAGCTCGCCCTGGTGA